A window of Castanea sativa cultivar Marrone di Chiusa Pesio chromosome 8, ASM4071231v1 genomic DNA:
AATTTAAGAGAATGTATATCAGGTATAATGCacaaaaatttggttttttgggAGGTTGTAGACCAATCATTGGTTTAGATGGCTGCCCCTTAAAAGGGAGATTTGGGGGGCAAATATTTTCTACCATAGCTAGAGATGCAAATGATAACATTTTCCCAGTTGCATTTGCTGTTGTTGAGCAAGAGAACAAAGAGTCATGGGTATGGTTTTTGCAGCAGGTTTCACATTGGGAATCCAGAGCAACTTAATCTGGTCTTCATCACTGATAGACACAAGGTATGACCTACAATTGTACTAACATATTTAACCCACATATTTAAAGTTCAATAATACATGCGTCAGTTCATTTCAACATGTTTAACTAACATATTTACTTGATCTGTTTTACATATGAATTAGGGCCTTATACCTGCAATTGAGATGTTGTTCCCAACTTGTGAGCATAAGTATTGTGTGAAACATatctataataattttaaagtgGATCATAAGGGCTTGGAGTTGAAGGATGCATTGTGGAGATATGTTGGAGCCACAACAATTAGGGAGTTTGAGAGAAGAATGCAGGAACTGAAGGATTTGGATGTCAAGGCATGAGAGTATCTTGCTGACATCAACCCTGTACAATGGTCTAAGTCTCACTTTAGTAGTAGAGCTTTGTGTGACTGTTTAGCTAATAACTTGAGTGTCTCTTAATGCCATGATCTTAGAAGCTAGGGATAAGCCAATTTTAGCAATGTTGGAGTGGATCATAGTTAGGCTCATGAACAACCAATACAAAAAGATGAAAGGTATAGCAAAATACACTGGAAATGTGTGTCCTAATATTCAAGACAAATTAGAGAAGTTAAGGACATGGGATCTTTGCTATTGTTAAGAACTTGGAGAAAGTGGAGGACTATATGCATCCTTGTTACATAAAAGAGACATTTGTTTAAACTTACAAAGAGATAATACAACCAATGCTTGGCCAGTCTGAGTGGGTTGAGACTAACCAACCTGCTTCTATTGCTCCTCATGTGTATAAACCAACTGGCAAACCaccaaagcaaagaaaaagagatccTGAAGAGCCAAGGAACCCTTATAGAGTTTCTAGGATGAACAAGACAATCAAGTGTGGGAAGTGCTAGAAAGAAGGACATAATGCAAGAGCGTGCAAGGCAGGCATCACTGGTGAAACTCCATGGCAGAGAAGAGATAGACTTGCTAAATCAAAAGTTGTAAGTATTTCCATGCTTTGAACTATATTCATTTCCTCAAGTATTTCATGTGTATATAACTTGTACAACCCTCTTTGTAGGTACAAGGCAGTAAATCTACAAAAACAAAGCAGACTGCAACACCTCAAACTGCATCTCAGCCATCAAGTACTGCATCTCAGCCTGCATATAGAGCTTTTGGTCAAATTGCATCTTAACTAGCACCAAACAATAGATCTAAGGTAGCAACTTAACCTCCAACTAGATCTAGGGCCAACTGGTTCTCTTCATCCTCACAACCGAGTTTCCATACCCCTAGAGAGACATGGGATTCTTTACCATCTCAGGCACCTCTACTTtcttctattttgtttatttttttcctcttactTGCTATTGTTGGACCATCTTGCTAACTGTTGGATTTTGGTTATGCAACCAAGTGTATCTGTGAGCACTAGTGGATTACCAAGTCAAGGAAGCAGTGGTGGTGCTACTAGGGGGTTTAAAGGCAGAAAGTTTACTGTATTAAGGCCAAAAAAGTTTCAACTAGTTGGTAGAAAGGGCAAGAAGGCAGCTGGCAAGGGCACCAAAAGAAGTAAATGAAGATGGAAGATGTTAAAGTTTCAACCACTTTTTTTGTTATAGTTCCCATGCTTAATGTATTTGCTTAAAGTGTTTGCTTAAGCATGGTCAAGTGTCAAAAACAATATTGGCAATTTTGGTTGGAAGATGTGTATGTCTGACGTGTGGTGGACTAGTAGTTGGGTTTTGGTTGGAAGATGTGTAAAGTCACAAGATGTGCCAAAAACAATATTGGCAATTTTGTATGCATGTGACATAAAGTCACAATGACTGTCTTCTCTTTGATTAATGTTAATGTGCATTGACATAGGATAAAGTATTTTGTTGTGTTGTACTTGTCTTTGCTTTTGGTGGATTTACACAAGACTATGTGTTTTGCTTGTCTTATGCTTTTGGTGGATTTACATAGGTGTATGTATTCACACAACAAATCATGTGTATGTGTAAAACATGTTCCATTTATGGGCAAGTGTGCATTGACACAGCAAACATGTTCCATGttctataaattaattttgcaTTGACACAGGTGTATGTATTGAACCAACATGTTCCATTCATGTTATTAACATTTCCACATAACACTTTGTGCCATTAGCATTTCCACATAACACTTTGTGCCAATAACATTTCCACATTTCCACATAACACGTTGTTCCATTCAGGGACTTTGTATTTCAATTACCTAATAACATTTCAACATCCCCCCCAAGCATCATGGCAGATTAAGGCTCCTCACCCATACATTGTCGTTCACTAAGgcaaaacacaacaacaacattacaaaaatgaaaaataaccaTGATAAAACTAGTGCCACTTTGTGCAATCTCTCACTTTCTCTAACCCTCTTAAGTTTCTCCATAACTTCTACATAAGGCTCAtgagtttttctttctctccggTTAGATCTTTCTTCCATTTCCCTAGTTGTCATTTCTCTCTGATTTGCAAGCTGCAGTTCATTCTCAAGAATACTTATCCTTTTACGGTCTTTCTTACAAGTTTTGTTATCCACCCACTGAAATAAGCCACATTTGGGACCAACCTGATCATTACAATTATAACAATTAATTTCACAATTCACAATTAATCATAACTaataattcaattcaattcaaataCAACAATGTAATTGTTTCTAACATTAAATTGACTACAACCGAGGAATCTCCTTCCATAGTTACCAGCTTTTCGACTTGTTCGTAGGGCACAATTCTTAAGGGTACATAAATGACCATCTCTAGCACGGTAGAAACCACTAGTTGTAGAGCCATTGCCAGTTGATGAAGACATAGAAAAAGAGTGGTATTTCTACTGCCCTAGGGATAGGAAATACAGAAACAGTGCAAGGCTTAATCGGGTAAGTAGAGCTAGGTTTTGGAAAGCCACAGGAACTGACTGGCCTATTTACTCCTCTGAAGGTTCCAAGTGCATTGGCTCTTGAAGAAATCCCTTGTGGACAAATGCATTCCTGCCAATGTAAAGTGTCTCATAAAACTGTACTATTCATTTAGATCTTTGCCTATGttttaatgataatattataaacacaatttttttccccagtTTGCTAAAGtgacaagttattattaatttttatataaatcaattATAAACATAATTTGAGTTCTAGATATCTAtgttaaaaataccaaaaagtgtcAGTTGACCTAAAAGTTATTGGCTCcattattatttaaacacaaAGTGACTGAATCTATGTCAAATTTCGCAGTTTGTTAACTTGTGCTAGTGGACACTTTTTGCCCACCTATTAACTTGACCCACTACTTTTTGTCAATTACTCATAATTGTGAAATTGAGCATGAAAATGGTTGTGTTTATAGTATTGATGGTTGGAATCTTACTAGGTAACAGAAGAACATAGTTGTATATGACAGGGGAAGCTAAATGAATAAAAACCCAAGTACCATGATTAGCCAAATAAAATAGAGACTTTTGAAGTACCATCAGTACAATTAAAACTCAACCAAAAGAGTGTGATAGCTAGTCTGCAAGAGTACCAAATCTCCATCTTTGGTAACCTCTGAGATCAATTTATGATAATACATCAAAGCAAAGCTACTTGAAGTCAAACTTgtaacatatagaatttttgcTTCTAATACAATACTATTATAGACTCCTATTAACTAATTAAGATGTTGTTTCAAATGTTAGTTAATTGTGACAAACTTTCTTTTGTAACAGTTGATGGATATCAATGAAAGTCCTATTTATGTTCTTCTCAATCCCTCAATTAATCATGCTCAAAAGGATCTTCTAGTCACTATATATGAAAGTGGTATGTAACCTGCATCATTACCTCTTAGAAGGAAGGATAATCTCAACTAAAACAAGTTAAAGTACAAGTACAAGTACAAGATAAAGAGACCTAGGTTCATGCAGCCCCATATTGATGAAGGAAGGGTCCAGCAGCCCCacattgatgaatacaaaaaaaaaaaaaaaaagatttgcatTTAAATCGTCCTTGCAACAACCCAATttcgggaaaaaaaataataataaaaccctaggtttcaaaaaatCAGATGAACAGAGCATATGAAagtaaaaaaccaaaacttaaaGCTCACCCAAGCAATAGATGAACCCAGAATCAAGAGAAAACAAACagatcaaatacaaaaaatcaaaaatataattattgcaCAATGAACTCACCTAAGCAATAGAAGAACCTAGAATCAAAGCTCCTTCTTCCTCGGGTTACTTGCACGGTTAAAGCCCAGATGGTTCTCGGTCTAGAGTCTCAAGCGAAGCGCGTTGCCTTGTGTAGGATCTTCGTTTGGTGAGCAAGTTGGGTTGGATGGGAGTGAGTGAGTTTTGGGAGTGAGTGTGTTTTGATCtgtttggccttttttttttatttttttttatacatattttgtgTTAGAGTAACGGCTGAGGGAGAGATGGGTTACGACAGAGTAATTGTGGGaatcacaggtgggtaaagtgtcaaaatttaaaccacgggtaggcacatcaaattagaggcaaactACAGGTGGGTAGAGTGTAATTATCccttgatttaatttttttcttcttgttttcatttaAGTTCTAGTGATTTGGGCTTGAGTTTttgggttgctgggtttgtgttcttgtgatgGGTTTGAGCTCTTGGTTGTTAGGTTTAATTTGGAAACAATATGAAGAATAAGTTGTAAATTGAAGAACAAGttaaagaacatgaagaacattaagaattttttttaattaaaatttttaattaaatttaactccaggtttttttttttaatttaatttattttaaaa
This region includes:
- the LOC142606495 gene encoding uncharacterized protein LOC142606495 codes for the protein MQEFDKNPNWKVVGVQHHVKQVLEIDISYSQVYRAKRKATDLIIGDEQLQYGKLRDYAEMIRLNDKGSRVILQTEMEDEKAQPKFKRMYIRYNAQKFGFLGGCRPIIGLDGCPLKGRFGGQIFSTIARDANDNIFPVAFAVVEQENKESWVWFLQQGLIPAIEMLFPTCEHKYCVKHIYNNFKVDHKGLELKDALWRYVGATTIREFERRMQELKDLDVKA